A DNA window from Mangifera indica cultivar Alphonso unplaced genomic scaffold, CATAS_Mindica_2.1 Un_0053, whole genome shotgun sequence contains the following coding sequences:
- the LOC123206898 gene encoding cyclic dof factor 2-like isoform X2: protein MKVDLPGEKPTETKQEDGSPPVYSEESSNPDATAEMIENHKTPSDEKENTTSETSKIEEDHSEPSTSQEKTLKKPDKIVPCPRCNSMDTKFCYYNNYNVNQPRHFCKNCQRYWTAGGTMRNVPVGAGRRKSKNSATHYRHITVSEALQNGRTDVPNGVHHPALKTNGTVLTFGSDTPLCESVASVLNIADKTMRNCSPNGFHKPEESQIQLTYGGGETGDAHSNGSSMTVSNSKDEASKIAPQEAAMLNGQGFPPQLLCYPVPPWPYPWTSAQWTSPAPPPAFCPPGFPMPFYPAAAYWGTIPGPCWIPQPSSPKTPSSGPNSPTLGKHSRDENMVKQSNSGEEEPHKENNAEKCLWIPKTLRIDDPGEAAKSSIWRTLGIKNDKTDSIGGGGLFKAFQPKGKEKNHVAETSLVLKANPAALSRSLNFQELS from the coding sequence GATCTACCGGGGGAAAAGCCTACTGAGACTAAACAGGAGGATGGATCCCCGCCAGTGTATTCTGAAGAGTCTTCAAATCCAGATGCAACTGCGGAGATGATTGAGAACCATAAAACACCATCTGATGAGAAGGAGAACACTACTTCAGAAACTTCAAAGATAGAAGAAGACCATAGTGAGCCTAGTACTTCACAAGAGAAGACTTTGAAGAAACCTGACAAGATTGTTCCATGCCCACGTTGTAATAGTATGGACACTAAGTTCTGCTACTACAACAATTACAATGTTAATCAACCACGACACTTCTGCAAGAACTGCCAGAGATACTGGACAGCAGGTGGGACAATGAGAAATGTACCTGTAGGTGCTGGACGTAGAAAGAGCAAGAACTCAGCTACACACTACCGTCACATAACTGTGTCTGAAGCACTGCAAAATGGTCGAACTGATGTTCCTAATGGAGTCCACCATCCTGCATTAAAAACTAATGGTACTGTACTCACCTTTGGCTCAGACACACCTCTTTGTGAATCAGTGGCTTCTGTTTTAAACATTGCTGATAAAACAATGAGAAATTGCTCTCCAAATGGCTTTCATAAACCGGAGGAGTCACAAATTCAACTTACTTATGGAGGTGGAGAGACTGGAGATGCTCATTCAAATGGATCTTCAATGACAGTTTCAAATTCAAAGGATGAGGCAAGCAAAATTGCACCACAAGAGGCGGCTATGCTGAATGGTCAAGGCTTCCCACCTCAATTGCTATGTTATCCTGTGCCTCCATGGCCTTACCCATGGACTTCAGCTCAGTGGACCTCTCCAGCTCCCCCGCCTGCATTCTGTCCTCCAGGTTTTCCAATGCCATTCTACCCTGCAGCAGCTTACTGGGGTACCATACCTGGTCCTTGTTGGATTCCTCAACCATCTTCTCCCAAAACTCCCAGTTCAGGTCCTAACTCTCCAACTTTGGGGAAGCATTCAAGGGATGAGAACATGGTAAAACAAAGCAACTCTGGAGAAGAGGAACcacataaagaaaataatgctGAGAAATGTCTTTGGATTCCAAAAACATTGAGGATTGATGATCCGGGAGAAGCTGCAAAGAGCTCTATTTGGAGAACGCTGGGGATTAAGAATGATAAGACTGATTCCATTGGTGGGGGAGGACTCTTTAAGGCATTCCAACCAAAGGGCAAAGAAAAGAATCATGTAGCAGAAACCTCTCTGGTCTTAAAAGCCAATCCAGCTGCATTATCTAGGTCACTAAATTTCCAAGAGCTCTCATAA